DNA sequence from the Lagenorhynchus albirostris chromosome 13, mLagAlb1.1, whole genome shotgun sequence genome:
CTAACAGAACCATCAGGAAAAAAGTCATGCCAATCAGGAGGCATGCTTGTGAGGattcaggctctggagccagcctgcctgggctGCCATCCCGGCTCTGGGACTGACTGCTGTGTAACCAGGGGCAGGCTGaccaacttctctgtgcctcaacttccttgttataaaatggaaataatagtatcGTCCCCCTCACAGGCGCATGTGAGGATTTAAGGGGTTAATACGAGAGAAGCATTTAGAGCAGTACCTGATGCATCGtcagtgcttgataaatgttaagTATTATTATAGGAAATGATTTGAATGCCACGTAGCTCTATAGCTCTTGACCCTCATAAAGTTCACAGACACGCATAAAGAATCTTATTTCTGCGAGAGGTGTGATAAGTGTTCCAATCTTTGATAGCTGAGGAGCTGAATCTAAGAGACAAGACGTTTAGCTAGTAAAGGACAGAACTAGCACAGAAGCCTAAGTCCAGGACTCTTTCCACATCACGCGGTCTCCAGGGAAAACACGCCGTGCCAGGCGAGCCCTTATCTTCAGAGCGGGCAGCTGGCTGGAGCTGGGAGGAAAGTCCACGTTCCTGGCAGAGGGCACTGCCAGCCAGGCCAGCGGCTGAACCTTGGCCTAGTCTCCCCACGTTCTGCTGAGCAAACACATCAGATCAGGCAGCCGGAGCACCTCGGGGTTAACCCATCCTCCTTCCCCTGTGGCAAGAGGCCAGGACGTCACCCCCAGGGAGTTGGGACAAGTTTTCTGGAAGCTTCTTGTGTGTCATTTCCCATCACTTAGGACCCAACCTTTATCCTCAACCAAAGTGCAGCTGGGAGGACGGGGACCACAGGCGTTTTTCTGGAAAGCCCATTTCCGCCCAGGGATCTCCTTACCTGCGAGGCTACCGGCAGCCCCCGATGGTACAACCACCTCCACGGGGGGCAGTGGGTGCAAGTCTAAGGTTGGTGCACACCGGAAATAAGCGAAGAAGTGGTGGGCCATTTGCACGAGGACCCGGGACCAGTTGATGGAATTCAGACTCATCAGACTGTGCTCCTTGACGAAGGCCACGTCGGCAAACACGGCCTTGATGGGCTCGTCCAGCTCATCGCTGTTCCCCTCCACtgtcagaggagagaggagagggagttATCATGAAGGACCCCCGGGGGCCAGCACGTGCCCATAAGGTCAGCATGTACTCCTAGAGACCATCCTGCTGGGACCTTCACTCAAACCATGTCTCATATCCTTGGGGTCACATTTCCAATGTTTCTACCATTatctaaaatgaaagaaaatgtcagCTTTCTGGGATATTGGGGGAGAATTCCTCTTTGTATTCCATGCCCTCTTCCCCAGTCTCTGGGGATGGTTTATCAGATTGTGAGATGGTGAGAGGCTGGGCTTTACTTCACCGTCCTCCATCAGGGGCTGGAGGGAAAGAGTCGCTCTTCCCACGTGGGTCCCTAGTCCAAGTTGCATCCCTCAACCCAGCCCAACCAGCAATCCAGCCAATATTGTTCTCTTGTCTGAAACCTGGGTCTGTTTCTCCACTGGGTCCAAACTTGGAGGACAGTGGGGGAAGATTATCAGGGGAAATGCCAGAGTAGGCACcgaggttattttttttttaaataaatttgtttatttatttatttatggcagagttgggtctttgttgctgcgtgcgggctttctctagttgcggtgggcgggggctactcttcgttgccgtgcgcgggcttctcaccgcggtggcttctcttcttgtggagcacgggctctaggtgctcgggcttgtggcatgcgggctcagtagttgtggctcgcgggctctagagcacaggctcagtggttgtggcgcacgggcttagttgctccacggcatgtgggatcttccgggaccagggctcgaacccgtgtcccctgcactggcaggcggattcttaaccactgcgccaccagggaaggccgacACTGAGGTTACTATTCATTCCACCCTTCATCGTGTAGCAGTAATGAGGCTGCAGGACTGACTCCAGATCCATGTACAGGGGGGATATTTGCTGGGGTGCTAGGAAAAGATTCACTGTTTTTAAGAGAGAGCCACAGGAAGAGAGACTTGGTTACCTTCAGTAACCATCATATGCCACAAGAGGAATGAGGCTGAATGGAAGATGGAGCAGAGAACCTGGCTCCAGTGAACCAGCCAGTCGGGAGCCTATCCCACCTCTAGACTTCCAGGGACATGAGCTGAAAACTATCCCTGTTCAAGCCAGTCTGAGTTAGATTTTCTGTTACTTCCAACCAAAAACATCCCAAGTAATATATAACTAGCCCTTGCTGATTATCCCGTGCTTAAGAAGAACCAAGTATAcaatgtatatggaaatgcatGACTTTAGAAAACATTAGTGTCCAACACACAGCAATCCAGGTGGCCCATCTCTACTCCCTGAGCTCACCAGCCCAACAGAAAACACATGCCCACCGTTAGCTCCCGAACTAACACACGTCCTCCTGGAAACCAAATCAGAAGATtccagaaaggaagggaagaatttGAACAGTCCTGTTTTAGAAACAAAAGCTAATTCCTTTAAAGGTTCCTGCCTTATTTTCTTGAAGCGCAGAACACGTATGAAACAGAAATGCCCTTTGCCTCAGGCAATAGCACATTTATAACATGCTGTGTTCATCACCATCTACGTGTCTgccactatttttcttttctttctttctttcttctttttaaaattttttggccatgccacacagcacgcgggatctcagttccacaGCCAGGGTCGAACCCACGCCACCTAtgctggaagcgtggagtcttaaccactggaccaccagggaagtccctgccactATTTTTCAAATGTGCCCCATTCTCCACCCCATGGTCAGGATGCTTCTACACATGCCCTTAGGTTAAAGCCTTCCAACATCTGTGGACAAGGAGAGAAGGGCGTAGGTGCAGAGTAGAGGTACGAAAAGCTCTTCTCTGCTTTGATTCTAGGTAAAGACAGTCCTAGATTCATAAAGAGCAATTTTGGTGCTTAGGGTGTAACAGGGACACTCGGGAACCTGAACCTTGTACATTAAAATCTTGTCATGACTGCAGGAAAATGCAGCCAGATATGGGTAATTCATTACTAAGGCTAATGTGTAAGATTTTTGCCAACACCCGCCTCAGCTAAACCATAAACTTTTCAGTGGAATGCGTATGTGCTTGCTAAAGAAAAGAGTAGAAGGGGCTTTTTGTTTGCTCTTGAACAAATAGACAAAGAATATTCATGCTACTCCCATGGGTAAGGTTCGTTCTCACTGTTCTTTTGGTCCCTGACAAAATTGGTGTTCTATAAAAACATCATCTATGGGATTATAACAGGAGGCCAGGCCAGTTATAGAAGGAAGGTTTTCTGCCACCACATTTGCTGTCCTGCCAGGTGAGTGACCAAACCAAGCCAGGCCACCTGgacagcttgcccaaggtcacagtgcaCAAAACCTCACCAAGACCCCTACTGCTCATATTCCAACCCCTTCCTTGGGGCTACCTGGGGTGTATAGTAGGGTGTCAgaggtagaaataaaaaataaaaagtatgactCCACTCAAACCCATCCCGCCTTCCTACATTCTTGAACTCCGTAATGATTAAACGCACTCAGAACAGATGGCCAGACATTAAGGAGATGGCTTTTTGCCTCTCTGCAAACACAAAACCCTACGATTCGTGATGTGGCTCAGGAAGGGGGGTCACTAGCGATGGGTTCCACTGAGTAGcttcttattttaaatacttagacCTGCTAACCAAGTGCATAGCTTAGTTGATTCAACACTGCAAGGGAGGGCATGAGCTGCCAACATGCAACGGCAcattctcttaaaaataattattaaacgtGTTTTTGCCATCTGAACTTCAGTGCCCTGGGACAGAACCGAAGTCAGTTGGCTCAGGCTATGACTCTGGGTAGCTGCCTGTAGATATGGACCAGCAGGGTGCACATGCAGGGGAGTGGCATTCTTTGGGGTATGATTTTCAACCTGCACTTCCTCGGTTGTACTGTCAGTATTGGTTTAGGCACCTGTCACCTCCAGTAGTTTCTGAAACTGTGTAGCCACGAGCCTGCTCAGTGCTAAGTCAAGGCATACACCAACCTCTAAATATGACTgatgaaggaagggaaggagagagaaaggggaggaggaaggatggtCAGCTAGTCGATTGACTAGTTTTGTTCCAGCCCATCTCCCAAAACAGACCACTCGAGGCAAAGCCATGCCGTCCCCGGAGCCTCTGTCCCAGCACTCACCTCCAAACACGTGGACATTCTCTCTCAGCACTGTCGTCATCTGGAGCTCCTGAATCTTTGTGCAGCGACCTTTGGGCAGCAGAACAATGATGTCCACGTTCTCTGCCCCCTGAACACTCTCGATAGCAGCACTCCCTGTGTCCCCAGAAGTTCCTGGATGGGAAGAAGGAGGAACCCTCCTCTTTAGGACgagggagatggagaaggaaagCAATGGCCCCTAAAGCACTGTCGCCAAGTGAGGCAATATCCTGGAGGGTAGGAACCCAGGACTTAATCTGGGGTCCTTGAACCTCCAAGGGGTCCACGGATAGAAATCAGGGCATCTGTGAGCTTGGCGTCATACCTTctgtgtattttatgtatttaaaatattattctaagaAGGTTCCACAGCTCCACCAGACTCAAAAGGGTCTGTGGCacaagaaaagtttaagaacCCTGCTctataaattaggaggttgggattaccatatacacattattatacataaaatagataaccaacaaggacctactgtagagcacagggaactgtcctcagtattttgtaataccctataagggaaaaaaatctgaaaaagaatagatagatagatagatagttaatgtgtaactgaatcactgtgctgtacacacacgtacacacacacacacacagacacactcacacacacagtactataaatcaaccatacttcaatttaagaaaaagaacccTGCTCTGGAAGAACCAATAACACACTCCCCGAGAGACATCAGTGGAGGGCATCCTGTGGGCGGACCCTGGCAAGCTGGGGCACGGTAGGGCTCCAGGGCGCACGGCCCTGATGCATACCTACAACCACGGTgatgtgtttcttcctcttctccaggaAGTACTGCAGGAACTgtgctgtgcagcacagggacAGGTCCTTAAACGCGTAGGTGACCCCATGCCACAGCTCCAGCACGTTCAGCCCATTCCTCAGTCTGGATAGATGGACCACCTCTTTGTGTCGGAATCTGCTGAAGGCTCGGTCGATCAGATCTGcgaggggagagaggggacatTGGACGGTGATTAAAGGCCATTCTCTTGTCCCTCAAGTTCACTCTCAGTCTCTTTACACTTTTACATTTGAAGTTTCTTTCCCTTGTTACCAGATAAACAGACCagaagtttttatcataaaggatACTGTGTATGAATATAATTGTTTAATCCTAGGAAAAACGTCTGAAAAGGCATGAACTAAACTGTTCATGGATTCCTCATAGTGATGGCTCCAGAGACCAGAATTGGTGCTGTAAgactttcatttttcactttataaatTTCTTCATCATTTGGATTTCTTGTGTGCATGTATTCCAATGAGATTCAATTAAACCATTGcataagaaacaaagcaaatgtCTCATCTCTTCTAATTTTCCTTCCTAAAGACAGagacttatttgtttgtttttgcattacTTAATCTCACACCTGTGATGCCAGCACCTTGAGATGGTTTAACTTAGAATCCTACCTAAGGCTAAGGTCATCTAGAGTAGTGTTTCTGAAACTTTAATTAGTGAACCAATCACCTGGGATCTTAAAATGCAGGTTTGGGGTCTGTAGGTCAGAGAAGTCTGAGAATTCTAATATGTACCCAGGCAACACCATCAGTGCGGGTCATCGAACTACATTTTGAGTCCTCTTCTTCTCAGCCCCAAACTCTCACCATTACATTTGGTCCAGAGACCAGCAGCACTATTATCATCTGGACATTTGATAGGAATGTAGAATTCTCAGGcccaccctagacctactgaatcagaatctgcattttaaagataTTCCCACAGAGTATCTGTAGGCACATAACAGTCTGAAATGAGCTGGACCAAAACACTCTCAAAGTCCCTTCTGGAATTACCATTAAAGGAGATAAAACAGCAATCTGAGGGTCTGGGTGTTTTATAGGCAGGAAGGAAATACCCCACATTCAAGCATCTCAGGACAACAGCGAAATCCCttgaaagagtttttaaaaaataagcaaaaaaaaaaatctccgcAGATCACTTTGGCATTCATCTCACTGGAGGTGGGAGCTGGAATGAATTAACACTTTGGGGATATCTCCAATTCTGGGATTCCAGAGTCTGGAAAAAACTCCAAAGTTTCGGAAATGTGGCTAGGGACCTCCTAGGGGTTAAATGCTGGATTTGCAACTCCATGGTGGGCTGGGCTGGCAGAAGAGTGAGATGGGAGAGTAGAAAGGCAGGGTCTGCTCACCATTTAAGTCATCTCTTGGAATGAGCTCGGGGCCAATGAAGAGGCTACACAGCTCCTTCACCAGGCTGGGGTAGGAGGCCACACTCCACTGACGCAGGGTGTCTCTGTCCAGCTGAGGCAGCTTCTCGGGCATGTAGAGGCCCCCATCCGGAGCATAGCCAGAGAAAAGGGCCCCTTCAAAGTCAACGCGTGGGGCCATCCCCCGAGTACTGACGTACCACATGATCCTGGAGGCCTGCAGAGAGAACAGTCCCAGAGACACTTGATCTCCAAGCTCAGTACCCCATGGGACAATGCTGAAGTACACCCAGCCCCTTCGGCTAGCCCCTGGGCCATGATCCATGGGAGGCTGGGGCTCTGTGAAATCTCAGGCCAGCTTCACCTGAGACTGCGCAAATCCTGACCTCTCCAATCAAAATGAGGTCATTCTACTGACCTACTGCCACGGGAGAGGGGGTACGGGAGCATTCTGGGAAAGGAGAACACTTGGTCCTCACTGATGAGGAAGAAGTccttggggtggggagaaggaataACAATAATAAGGCACGTGTCATTTTGATACCCCCCTCGATAAGGAGAGGATGACACACTTGATTACACTCCCTTTTGAGAGATGTATCTACTTCTGCTAAAAAAATAATCATCACCTTCAATGGCTTTTTAGCAATGCTGCCTATAACCTAATGGTTCTCCACTCTGGTAGTTTGTTGCAATCGGCCTgggagtgtttaaaaaaaatacccctACTCTACCTGGATCAATTAAATTGAAATCTCTACATGAGGCTCCTTGGGTGGGTCTAATATGAAGCAAGGATGAAGAACAGGGTGGCCAACCCATCCCAGTTTGCCCGGGACTTTCCTAGTTTTACAACTGAAAGCCCCAAGtcccaggaaacccctcagtcccaggAAAACTAGTACGGTTAGTCATCCCAGGTGAAAAGCAGTGCCCTACCTCTCAGCCCGATCCTAAAATAGTTAGAAGTGCTGATATGCTACTCTTACTATCATCTGGCCCGGCTAACTGGTCCTGTCCTGGCAGAACTCTGATTAGCATGGAAGGGGATAGGGTCCAAGGGCACCCCAGGCCTAACTCTGGTCACACTTCACATCAGTTAGGTTCCCAGGAGCCAAGAACCATGTTAAGCAGCTAGGCTTGAGCTCGGAACACCTTTCTCTGGATCATGGCTGTGAATTCTGATTATAAATCCCCACAACACCTCTGGGGATGAATTTGACTCTCAGTACCAGCTTGGACTTACTTCTGTGCCAGGGCCAGAGGGGAACCCCTGCCCTCTGGGGACAAAGCCACCTGAAGCCTTCCACCTATGAGAAAGGGAATGAGCTAGCATTGACCTGGAGGAATTCTGGTTCCCTAGACTGTGACTCTGACACAGAGAAGCCGTGGCAAGCATGAGGGCAGTCAGAGCTACAGAGAAGCGCGAAAGAAAATCTCTGCGGAATGCACTTTCCCGGGGCGCTGGTGTCCGTTCCCGCCTCCACCTGGCCCAGGAACAAAGGAGAGGGCCTGAGGCCGGGCTCTGCACATGTCAGTGGGAAGAAGTGGACTGATAAGCACACGGGCGGCTGTCTGCACCAGGAAGGGCCGCCGCCGCCGTTCTATCCAAAGACCCCAAGGGGCAGCCTTCTGAGGCCAACACGGCAAAGCTACATGCGCTATACACCACTGGGTTCAGTGTAAGGCAAACTGGAGAGAGAAGCCCTGACGTAGAAGCCGCTGTCACAGGACGTGGAGAAGCTGACGAAAAAAATCAGGCAGTCTGGTTGGACTGCTGTATGGGGGCTGCATGGGGGCTCCAAGCATCCGACGGGGACTGAACTAAGTGGCCTCTGGCGCACGATTTTATAATTTGCCCCTGTGACTCCGCTGGGCCGTATTCCAGAGTGGAGACAGGTCAGAAAAACGCTGACCAATAATCTGGATGAAAAGCAAGGGAAACAAGAGAGCGCCGCAAGACAAGGAAACGTTTCAAGAAGGGTTCCTCCAGGAGGCGAAGAGATTTCTGAGCAGGGGTGAGGCCATGGGGAAGACTTAAACCTCTGCGGCCGAACCCCTGGCAGCCGATCGCTGACCTCGTACTGCGGTCCCTGGGGTGGAGGCCCCGATACGCCCACGGCAGGCGCCGGCCTCTCCAAGGTCACTGGGCACCAGTCCTCCGGCTGGCCTGGTCTTGGGCCAGGACGGTTTTGATAAGGTCTTAGGGATAAGGCTCCACTCCCAGCCTCTGAAAACCCCGCAGACTTCTCAGTGTCGGGGCTCTCTGAGAATTGCAGAAATCCTGCCAGAAGTGCAAAGCATCGGGAACCCTCAACCCTCCCAGGTTCCTCCAAGTCGCAGCGCCCGAACTAGAAACTGAAGAAAGGGGTTAGGGAGGCCGATCCAGCCACGCTGAAATCCGGGTTGAGCGAAAGTTCCAGAGCTCAAAAGTCTCGCTACCGATTACCCCGGAGAGGGTGCCGCGACCGCCGGAAGAGGACCCGGAAAGGGGACCGGGGGCCGGCGCGCTCGTGCTGGAGGCTCGGCAGCTGGGGCGCCCGCTCGCGGGGGGGCGGAACCCCAATCCCCGCCCCGGAATCGGCTGGTtggaagggagagtgggagggctGCGGGGTCCGGGCCAGGCGCGTTTACCTGGTGCCAGGCTCTGGGAGTGGCGGGGCGCGGCCCGGGAGGCGGATCGGGCGCGGCGAGAGTGCCTGGTTCCGGACGTGCGCGCGGACGCGGGGGCAGCGGCCAGGCTTCCGGTCGGAGGATGAGCCGGGCCACCTGGCAGGGAGGCTAAAGGCGGAAGAAAGCGGCGTGagaagaggtggaggagggagcgACAGGGAATGCTAACAAGAGGGAAACCATTTATTCTTCACTTAGTTTGCTTTTCTGACACTTTGCTAAGCGCTTTATTCACAGTCTCTTTAAATCTTCCTTGCAAGCCCCGGAAGCACCACATCGTCGCACGTTGCAGGGTAGAAAACTGAGCGCAAGATGCAAAGAAGAAAGGCCCTTATCGTCTCTGGGCTTCATGCTTCCCACCTACGAAAACTGGAAGGCTGACAAACTGTTTCTCAAACTAGGGTTAGTGAGTCAGGAATTCAGAATCCACAGGGATACGTGACATCGTATTGTAGGAAAACACTTTTTATTAAGCACAGATATATTCTAGGGTAAAATGCCTCcccaatttattttaaagaaaaaaagcaagacgTGAAAAAATGCCTTCCAGATATAGCCAAATGCCCTTGGATTCACGTCCCTGCTCCTGGCCCCCGACCCACTTAGATGGCAAAATTTGTGGAACTGGATGTGACAGATGCCGGATAAGGTTTAGACTTGCCTCTAGGCCGGGCTTGGTCACTGTAGGTGGTCCCACTGGGCGTCAT
Encoded proteins:
- the THNSL2 gene encoding threonine synthase-like 2, which translates into the protein MWYVSTRGMAPRVDFEGALFSGYAPDGGLYMPEKLPQLDRDTLRQWSVASYPSLVKELCSLFIGPELIPRDDLNDLIDRAFSRFRHKEVVHLSRLRNGLNVLELWHGVTYAFKDLSLCCTAQFLQYFLEKRKKHITVVVGTSGDTGSAAIESVQGAENVDIIVLLPKGRCTKIQELQMTTVLRENVHVFGVEGNSDELDEPIKAVFADVAFVKEHSLMSLNSINWSRVLVQMAHHFFAYFRCAPTLDLHPLPPVEVVVPSGAAGSLAAGFIAQKMGLPIHLVVAVNSNDIIHRAVQRGDFSLSEAVKPTLASAMDIQVPYNMERIFWLLSGSDSQVTRVLMEQFERTRSVSLPRELHSKLSEAVISQSVSDEAITQTMGRCWEENQYLLCPHSAVAVSYHYQKVDRRQPSPPRCCLAPASAAKFPEAVLAAGLTPETPAEILALEHKEARCTPMRKGDDWTQMLRGLIEDLSRQRQGRFRNAPA